In one window of Pirellulales bacterium DNA:
- a CDS encoding S46 family peptidase: MTNQSLLFAMLIFATNFSAARADEGMWLFNHPPREQLKQKYGFNPSDAWLEHLQRASVRFNSGGSGSFISADGLVMTNHHVGADALQKLSDAEHDYVEDGFYAASRQGEKKCLDLELNVLMSIEDVTDRVNQAVAGLSAAEARTARQAAMNTIEEESFQKTGLRSDVITLYQGGQFHLYRYKKYTDVRLVFAPEKSIAFFGGDPDNFEFPRYDLDVCFFRAYEDDQPAKIEHYLAWSESGAGDDELVFVSGNPGRTNRLNTVAHLRFLRDRVFPLSLNVLRRREVMLRTYSDRSRENARRAQDELFGYQNSRKARLGGLAGLQDPAIMGDKQQSENKLRKAVAGDAKLKQSYGDAWKQVDDALATWGNIYDNWYLLEGGQALNTDLFRIARMIVRLTAETEKPNADRLREYAEAGLDSLKQQLYSEAPIYNDLEIVKLADSLGMYEELAGADNELVRKVLDQKSPVRRATELIEGSRLADVALRRKLVEAGSKAVEASDDPMIELARLVDGPARQVRKTYEEEVQEPFQQAYGKLAKAQFALYGGDNYPDATFTLRLAFGVVKGFEERGEQVPPWTTMGGIYGHAREHGDVPPFQLPERWLKRRQAVRAETPFNFVCTADIIGGNSGSPVVNRRGELVGIIFDGNIQSLVLDFVYSDTQARAVSVHSAAILEALDKIYGAKRVVAELRP, from the coding sequence ATGACAAACCAATCTCTCCTTTTCGCCATGCTGATCTTCGCAACCAACTTCTCCGCCGCGCGGGCCGACGAGGGCATGTGGCTCTTCAATCATCCGCCCCGCGAGCAGCTAAAGCAGAAATACGGCTTCAATCCCAGCGACGCGTGGCTGGAACACCTGCAACGGGCCAGCGTGCGGTTCAACAGCGGCGGGTCCGGCTCGTTCATCTCGGCCGACGGACTGGTGATGACCAACCACCACGTCGGCGCCGACGCCTTGCAAAAGCTGAGCGACGCCGAACACGACTATGTGGAAGACGGCTTTTACGCCGCCTCGCGGCAAGGCGAAAAAAAATGCCTCGACCTGGAGCTGAACGTCTTGATGAGCATCGAAGACGTGACCGACCGCGTGAATCAGGCCGTAGCGGGGCTTTCGGCCGCCGAAGCCCGGACCGCGCGGCAGGCCGCCATGAACACCATCGAGGAAGAATCGTTCCAGAAAACCGGCCTCCGCAGCGACGTGATCACACTCTATCAAGGCGGGCAGTTCCATCTCTATCGCTACAAGAAATACACCGATGTCCGGCTGGTGTTTGCCCCGGAAAAGTCGATCGCCTTTTTCGGGGGCGACCCCGACAACTTCGAGTTTCCCCGCTACGATCTCGACGTCTGTTTCTTTCGGGCCTACGAAGACGACCAGCCGGCCAAGATCGAACACTATCTCGCTTGGAGCGAGTCGGGAGCCGGCGACGACGAGCTGGTGTTCGTTTCCGGAAATCCGGGACGCACCAACCGGCTGAACACCGTGGCCCACCTGCGGTTCTTGCGCGACCGGGTATTTCCGCTTTCGCTCAATGTGCTCAGGCGCCGCGAAGTGATGCTGCGAACTTATAGCGACCGCAGCCGTGAAAATGCCCGTCGCGCCCAGGACGAGTTGTTCGGCTATCAGAACTCGCGCAAGGCCCGGCTGGGCGGTCTGGCCGGCCTGCAAGATCCGGCGATCATGGGCGACAAGCAGCAATCGGAGAACAAGCTCCGCAAAGCCGTCGCCGGCGATGCCAAGTTGAAGCAATCGTACGGCGACGCCTGGAAACAGGTTGACGACGCCCTGGCCACTTGGGGCAACATCTACGACAACTGGTATCTCCTCGAGGGCGGGCAGGCGCTGAACACCGATCTGTTCCGTATTGCCCGCATGATCGTGCGGTTGACCGCCGAGACCGAAAAGCCCAATGCCGACCGGCTGCGGGAATACGCCGAAGCGGGTCTCGACTCGCTCAAGCAGCAGCTATACTCCGAAGCGCCGATCTATAACGACTTGGAGATCGTGAAGCTGGCCGATTCGCTGGGCATGTACGAAGAGCTGGCCGGGGCCGACAACGAGCTGGTGCGGAAAGTGCTCGATCAAAAGTCGCCGGTGCGGCGGGCCACGGAATTGATCGAAGGCAGCCGTCTGGCCGACGTGGCGCTGCGCCGCAAGCTGGTCGAGGCGGGGAGCAAGGCGGTCGAGGCGTCGGACGATCCGATGATCGAGCTGGCGCGGCTCGTCGACGGTCCGGCCAGGCAGGTGCGCAAGACCTATGAAGAAGAAGTCCAGGAGCCGTTCCAGCAAGCCTACGGCAAACTGGCCAAGGCGCAGTTCGCTTTATACGGGGGCGACAACTATCCCGACGCCACCTTCACGTTGCGGCTGGCGTTCGGCGTGGTGAAGGGCTTTGAAGAGCGGGGCGAGCAAGTGCCGCCCTGGACGACGATGGGCGGCATTTACGGCCATGCCCGCGAGCACGGCGACGTGCCGCCCTTTCAGTTGCCCGAACGATGGCTGAAACGCCGCCAGGCCGTCCGGGCGGAAACGCCGTTCAACTTCGTATGTACGGCCGACATCATCGGCGGCAATTCGGGCAGTCCGGTCGTGAACCGCCGCGGCGAGCTGGTGGGCATCATCTTCGACGGCAACATTCAATCGCTGGTGCTCGACTTCGTCTACAGCGACACGCAGGCCCGTGCGGTCTCGGTCCACTCCGCCGCGATTCTCGAAGCGCTGGACAAGATTTACGGGGCGAAGCGCGTGGTGGCGGAGCTGAGACCGTAG
- a CDS encoding response regulator translates to MIQRTHFIQPCPTCGRSLRVRVEYLGRQVACQHCHGRFVACDPESPASSLSDSGLALLKRADELLNRVES, encoded by the coding sequence ATGATTCAACGAACGCATTTTATTCAACCTTGCCCGACGTGCGGCCGTAGTTTGCGGGTGCGCGTCGAGTATTTGGGCCGGCAGGTGGCTTGTCAGCATTGCCACGGCCGGTTCGTGGCCTGCGACCCCGAAAGCCCGGCCAGTTCGCTTTCGGATTCCGGCCTGGCCTTGTTGAAGCGTGCCGACGAATTGTTGAACCGCGTGGAATCGTAA
- a CDS encoding sulfite exporter TauE/SafE family protein, whose translation MAVQLDVILDTLCLCVVATVAGAVNSVAGGGTLLTFPALIAVLGQDATAAVVANATSTVALFPGSLAGMAGYRGELGQVHWWARRLFAPSLLGGLIGSLLLMRMPAESFKALVPWLILAAALLFWLQPRIARWIGLGTIGETSQPRHVGLVIVFQFGIAIYGGYFGAGIGILMLAALALMGLHDIHEMNGLKTLLGSSINGVAVVVFIASGKVDWAFALAMAAAAILGGYGGARVARRLDRNFVRRVVVFIGFSLAGYYFYRAA comes from the coding sequence ATGGCCGTGCAGCTTGACGTAATCCTAGACACCCTATGCCTTTGCGTCGTGGCCACCGTGGCCGGCGCGGTGAATTCCGTGGCCGGCGGCGGCACGCTGTTGACTTTTCCCGCCCTGATCGCCGTGCTGGGCCAGGATGCCACCGCCGCCGTCGTCGCCAATGCAACCAGCACGGTGGCGCTCTTTCCCGGATCGTTGGCCGGGATGGCGGGCTACCGCGGCGAGCTAGGCCAGGTGCATTGGTGGGCGCGACGCTTGTTCGCGCCCAGCTTGCTGGGCGGACTCATCGGCTCGCTGTTGCTGATGCGGATGCCGGCCGAATCGTTCAAGGCGTTGGTGCCGTGGCTCATCCTGGCAGCGGCGCTGCTGTTCTGGTTGCAACCCCGCATCGCGCGTTGGATTGGCCTGGGGACGATCGGCGAGACCTCGCAGCCACGGCACGTCGGTCTGGTGATCGTGTTTCAATTCGGCATCGCCATCTACGGCGGGTATTTTGGTGCGGGCATCGGCATACTCATGCTGGCCGCATTGGCGCTGATGGGCCTGCACGACATTCACGAGATGAACGGCCTGAAGACGTTGCTGGGTTCGTCCATCAACGGCGTGGCGGTCGTGGTCTTCATCGCCTCGGGCAAGGTCGACTGGGCGTTCGCCTTGGCGATGGCGGCGGCGGCCATCCTGGGCGGCTACGGCGGGGCGCGCGTCGCCCGGCGTCTCGACCGCAACTTTGTGCGGCGCGTGGTCGTGTTCATCGGCTTCAGCCTGGCCGGCTATTATTTTTACCGGGCAGCGTGA
- a CDS encoding DUF3179 domain-containing (seleno)protein, whose product MRLNHSLVLTLLLGTFLATGEWAPADEPAQAPDVIARPDAFETLIHPNCSHCRVEANRRQAALRDDDRVLCWVQVQTDNYVNDGVIPIRFFLNAYRVLSDSWGIFVHDPDAGFARGFAPDDGPFRFYGWRKGVMVMKSDQDGTLYSCLTGVAFDGPKKGHRLEPRPTLVTDWGFWQKRYPQSVAYFMYDKYQPVDLPGQVNGDSRKSRPPVDGRLPADTMVLGVWDGKQARAYPLDALEKAGVIHDTADGRPRIVFWYGPTRTAAAYHQPWGTSGLQGDAGWIFRVDETLKEAPFTNQRIGLHWDITGRAVEGGPRLIGMDSVQVKWFAWAAEYPETSIYGQEVAAGDSKPFQDSSHETAKPHGNLDIASRRFALVQGVDVPRERVTLLIDGETEPKQWPLRPDAEIWHDGWWGRLDQFAEGQRVWVWFDTDDAKRFVAVSLLADELSQQAFYAPPEFDEAFKKRRAAQQALLRRRWADEGLPGTLIFLHPDRRQVELILDHEALPWARSLQAGEQVTIRAADDAPAVVRQVRPWRERTQLLLEIDASSMAALTVGERVKLRSTVPRAESDEDLPPGLGKSQNKADRLEWLMSAVYCTCGMHDGCAGHFFTLAACDAGQDKPCGLAKRTREELGVMIDKGYTDRAILDELLSQRGGNLLRPHMLP is encoded by the coding sequence ATGCGCTTAAACCACTCGCTCGTCCTGACCTTGCTTCTAGGGACCTTTCTCGCGACTGGCGAATGGGCGCCGGCGGACGAACCGGCACAGGCGCCCGACGTGATCGCCCGGCCGGACGCTTTCGAGACGCTGATCCATCCGAACTGTTCTCATTGCCGCGTGGAGGCAAACCGCCGCCAGGCGGCTCTGCGCGATGACGACCGAGTTCTCTGCTGGGTGCAGGTTCAAACCGACAACTACGTCAACGACGGCGTCATACCGATCCGGTTTTTCCTCAACGCCTATCGAGTGCTCAGCGACAGTTGGGGCATCTTCGTCCACGATCCCGACGCGGGCTTCGCGCGGGGCTTCGCGCCCGACGACGGTCCGTTCCGTTTCTACGGTTGGCGCAAAGGCGTCATGGTCATGAAGAGCGATCAGGACGGCACGCTTTATTCCTGCCTGACCGGCGTTGCCTTCGACGGTCCCAAGAAAGGGCACCGGCTGGAACCGAGACCCACGCTGGTCACCGACTGGGGCTTCTGGCAAAAGCGCTATCCGCAGTCCGTCGCTTACTTCATGTACGACAAGTACCAACCGGTCGACCTGCCCGGCCAGGTGAATGGCGATTCACGCAAGAGCCGGCCGCCTGTGGACGGGCGTCTGCCGGCCGACACGATGGTGCTGGGCGTCTGGGACGGCAAGCAGGCAAGGGCCTATCCGCTGGACGCCTTGGAGAAGGCCGGCGTGATTCATGACACGGCTGACGGGCGGCCGCGCATCGTGTTCTGGTATGGCCCGACGCGGACCGCGGCGGCCTATCATCAGCCCTGGGGCACGTCGGGCCTGCAAGGAGATGCCGGCTGGATCTTCCGCGTCGATGAAACGCTGAAGGAAGCGCCGTTCACCAATCAACGCATTGGCTTGCACTGGGACATCACCGGCCGGGCCGTCGAAGGAGGGCCACGGCTGATCGGAATGGACAGCGTCCAGGTCAAATGGTTCGCCTGGGCGGCCGAATACCCGGAGACCTCGATCTACGGGCAAGAGGTCGCCGCTGGCGACTCCAAGCCGTTCCAGGATTCAAGCCACGAGACGGCCAAACCGCATGGCAATCTCGACATCGCGTCCCGGCGCTTTGCCCTGGTGCAAGGCGTGGACGTGCCGCGCGAGCGAGTCACGCTGCTCATCGACGGCGAAACAGAACCCAAGCAATGGCCGCTCCGACCCGACGCAGAGATATGGCACGATGGCTGGTGGGGCCGGCTGGACCAGTTCGCCGAGGGCCAACGGGTCTGGGTCTGGTTCGACACGGACGACGCCAAGCGGTTTGTGGCGGTCTCGCTCCTGGCCGACGAGTTAAGCCAGCAGGCGTTTTATGCGCCGCCCGAGTTCGACGAGGCATTCAAGAAGCGACGGGCTGCGCAACAGGCGCTGCTCCGCCGACGCTGGGCCGATGAGGGCCTGCCCGGCACGCTGATCTTTTTGCACCCGGACCGCCGCCAAGTCGAGTTGATCCTCGACCACGAGGCGCTCCCCTGGGCGCGATCGCTTCAGGCCGGCGAACAGGTAACGATCCGAGCAGCCGACGATGCTCCGGCCGTGGTGCGACAGGTCCGTCCGTGGCGCGAGCGGACCCAGCTTTTATTGGAGATCGATGCCTCTTCGATGGCAGCCTTGACCGTGGGCGAGCGCGTGAAGCTGCGTTCAACTGTCCCGCGGGCAGAGAGTGACGAAGACTTGCCGCCTGGTCTCGGCAAGTCGCAAAACAAAGCCGACCGCCTGGAGTGGCTGATGTCGGCGGTCTATTGCACCTGTGGCATGCACGACGGTTGTGCCGGGCACTTCTTTACGCTCGCCGCGTGCGATGCCGGTCAAGACAAACCATGCGGTCTGGCGAAACGCACGCGCGAAGAGCTGGGCGTGATGATCGACAAAGGCTATACGGACCGGGCGATCCTCGATGAGCTTCTGTCGCAGCGCGGCGGAAACTTGCTGCGGCCGCACATGTTGCCATGA
- a CDS encoding glucose 1-dehydrogenase produces the protein MSKKLAGKVAVVTGASKGIGAEIARQFAAEGAAVVVNYASSKAGADRVVAEIVRGDGKAVAVQADMTRPDQIERLFAEAKQAFDRLDVLVNNAGIYEFAPLEDVTAEHFHKQFDLNVLGLLLATKEAAKHFGPEGGSVINISSVVATLAFPSASVYSGTKAAVNAVTRSLAKELGPRQIRVNSINPGMVETEGLQAAGIAEGEFRSQTEAQTPLGRIGQPQDIAPAAVFLASADSRWITGESFYISGGLR, from the coding sequence ATGTCCAAGAAACTCGCCGGCAAAGTAGCCGTTGTCACGGGCGCCTCGAAAGGCATCGGCGCCGAAATCGCCAGGCAGTTCGCCGCTGAAGGGGCGGCGGTCGTCGTCAATTACGCCTCCAGCAAAGCAGGGGCGGACCGCGTGGTGGCCGAAATCGTGCGCGGCGACGGAAAGGCGGTGGCGGTGCAGGCCGATATGACCAGGCCCGACCAGATCGAACGCTTGTTCGCCGAGGCGAAACAGGCCTTCGACAGGCTCGATGTGCTGGTCAACAACGCCGGCATCTACGAGTTTGCCCCGCTCGAAGACGTGACCGCCGAGCACTTTCACAAGCAGTTCGACCTCAACGTGCTGGGGCTATTGCTCGCGACCAAGGAAGCGGCCAAGCATTTCGGTCCCGAAGGGGGCAGCGTGATCAACATTAGCTCAGTGGTCGCCACGCTCGCGTTTCCAAGCGCCTCTGTTTATAGCGGTACCAAGGCCGCGGTGAACGCGGTCACCCGCTCGCTTGCCAAGGAGTTGGGGCCGCGGCAGATCCGTGTCAACTCGATCAATCCGGGCATGGTCGAAACCGAAGGTCTGCAGGCCGCTGGAATCGCCGAAGGCGAGTTCCGTTCACAGACCGAAGCGCAAACGCCGCTGGGCCGCATCGGGCAGCCCCAGGACATCGCCCCGGCCGCCGTGTTCCTGGCGTCGGCCGATTCCCGTTGGATCACGGGCGAAAGTTTTTATATCTCAGGCGGCCTGCGCTGA
- a CDS encoding AAA family ATPase: MADLELGIRELTIENFRGTDHLQLSFIGPRDFPTPIAVLGGPNGCGKTTVLEACLLATGNARQIRGRSGPSAIHLGADDYQIRVVVQTREDNFTFHCNSTQIEGERSIYAEYYSSWRAPALPGPQQVSTPKTGAARLEKNRLKNIKQFLVNARNYDFYVAARHGDAGRPSKYGTVIDQLNSVWQMFYPGQSFTVEPIDESPDFQLEVFCQLSNGQRLAVDALSSGQIELFCFAAGMLTEPAPAGLVFIDEPELHLDPQWHATLLRAFRKLKPGSQLIIGTHSPDIYASVYSFERHFLLPADDPRAKAGSIRQPVLK, from the coding sequence ATGGCTGATCTAGAACTAGGAATCCGCGAGCTCACCATCGAGAATTTTCGCGGCACAGATCACTTGCAGCTCTCGTTCATCGGGCCGCGTGATTTTCCCACGCCCATTGCGGTGCTGGGTGGGCCAAACGGATGCGGCAAGACGACCGTCCTGGAAGCCTGCCTGCTGGCTACGGGAAACGCGCGCCAGATTCGCGGTAGGTCCGGACCATCCGCGATTCATCTCGGTGCGGACGACTATCAGATCCGTGTCGTCGTGCAGACGCGTGAGGACAACTTTACCTTCCACTGCAACAGCACGCAGATCGAAGGTGAGCGATCCATTTACGCCGAATACTATTCGTCCTGGCGAGCGCCGGCGCTGCCGGGGCCGCAGCAGGTCAGCACGCCCAAGACCGGCGCGGCGCGGTTGGAGAAGAACCGTTTGAAGAACATCAAGCAGTTCCTGGTAAATGCGCGCAACTACGATTTTTACGTCGCCGCGCGTCACGGCGACGCCGGTCGTCCCTCAAAATACGGGACCGTCATCGACCAGCTCAATTCGGTCTGGCAAATGTTCTACCCCGGCCAATCGTTCACGGTAGAACCGATCGACGAAAGCCCCGACTTCCAACTCGAGGTGTTTTGCCAACTATCGAATGGGCAGCGACTGGCCGTCGACGCTCTCAGCTCGGGACAAATCGAGTTGTTTTGTTTCGCCGCTGGAATGCTCACCGAGCCGGCGCCTGCCGGCCTGGTGTTCATCGACGAGCCCGAATTGCATCTCGACCCGCAGTGGCACGCGACCCTGCTGCGCGCGTTTCGCAAGCTCAAACCAGGATCGCAATTGATTATCGGCACGCATTCGCCTGATATCTATGCGTCGGTCTATTCATTCGAGCGTCACTTCTTGCTGCCGGCTGATGACCCACGCGCAAAGGCTGGGTCCATCAGGCAGCCTGTACTCAAATGA